The Methylopila sp. M107 genome contains the following window.
GACGCCGGCCACCTCGGAAAGCGAACGGGTCCGCTTTCACACGCTGAACCGGGCGACCGGCAACCGCATCGTCAGCGAATATGTCGACGGCGTCACGGGCGAGCCGGTCGAGCGCGACGACGAGGTCAAGGGCTATGAGCGCGGCGAGAACGACCACGTCATGCTCGAGGACGACGAACTCGACGCCGTCGCGCTCGACACGACCCACACGATCGACATCGAGATGTTCGCGCCACGCGATAGCGTCGGCTGGATTTGGTACGACAAGCCGCATTACCTCGTGCCGAACGACAAGGTCGGCGAAGAGGCGTTTACCGTCATAAGGGAGGCGATGGCCGCCACCGACGTGATCGGGATCTCGCGGCTCGTTCTGTACCGGCGCGAGCGGGCGGTCGCGCTCGAGCCGCGCGGCAAGGGCATCGTGCTCTGGACGCTGCGCTATGGCGACGAGGTTCGCGACCCGAAGGACTATTTCGGCGACCT
Protein-coding sequences here:
- a CDS encoding Ku protein, coding for MAVRAFWKGYLKLSLVTCPVSMTPATSESERVRFHTLNRATGNRIVSEYVDGVTGEPVERDDEVKGYERGENDHVMLEDDELDAVALDTTHTIDIEMFAPRDSVGWIWYDKPHYLVPNDKVGEEAFTVIREAMAATDVIGISRLVLYRRERAVALEPRGKGIVLWTLRYGDEVRDPKDYFGDLGDDGQDPALMKLVTSLIDERTKPWSADMVDDPVQARLLELIKSKKKGAKKVAKPKAEEPPQSGNVINIMDALRKSLAASKTKSK